One window of Pseudacidobacterium ailaaui genomic DNA carries:
- a CDS encoding class I SAM-dependent methyltransferase, with product MSTRRQHPRPGSIPHFCLLARPYRWLEYLSFGHALERCRFTFLHTMAGQKRALVLGDGDGRFTAQLLAQSPDSRVHAVDCSAGMLAALYRRAKKVNATDRLTLEQADLREWNVPRSASLNPPFDLIATHFFLDCLTTAEVARLAQRVSALSGPGAFWTISEFAVPSGGWMRPVAAAVVFVLYRVFRLLTALGPQQLPDHASALQSAGWRRVQRCEYLRGLLMSELWQQSAATPAGTENAITQPS from the coding sequence ATGAGCACCCGCAGGCAGCATCCTCGGCCCGGCTCGATTCCGCATTTTTGTTTGCTCGCACGACCATACCGCTGGCTGGAATACCTGAGCTTCGGACATGCACTGGAACGCTGCCGCTTTACATTTCTGCATACGATGGCTGGACAGAAACGCGCGCTGGTGCTGGGCGATGGTGATGGACGCTTCACAGCGCAACTGCTGGCGCAGTCACCGGACTCCAGGGTCCATGCCGTCGATTGCAGTGCCGGGATGTTGGCGGCGCTTTACCGTCGGGCGAAAAAGGTGAACGCCACGGACCGGTTGACCCTGGAACAGGCGGACCTGCGCGAGTGGAACGTCCCACGCTCCGCATCCCTGAACCCTCCCTTCGATCTCATCGCGACCCACTTCTTTCTGGACTGCCTCACAACTGCTGAGGTCGCACGGCTGGCGCAACGTGTCTCTGCTCTCTCCGGCCCAGGCGCATTCTGGACCATCTCAGAATTTGCTGTTCCCTCAGGCGGCTGGATGCGTCCTGTTGCCGCAGCCGTGGTCTTTGTCCTCTACCGAGTGTTTCGCCTGCTCACCGCGCTCGGTCCGCAGCAACTGCCCGACCATGCCTCAGCACTTCAATCTGCGGGATGGCGGCGCGTCCAGCGCTGCGAGTACCTGCGGGGCCTGCTGATGAGTGAACTCTGGCAGCAAAGTGCGGCGACGCCCGCCGGAACGGAAAACGCCATCACACAACCATCCTGA
- a CDS encoding carboxypeptidase regulatory-like domain-containing protein has translation MIPGIRFHKFAFILLIPLLLTPLYPAFAQLDTGSLDGTVTDSSGSVIANAAVTLTEQNAGTKYQGRTSSTGYYVFPSVRPGTYTLTVAYSGFRDFQKSGIRVYIGTRFSQNVTMQAGAATETVQVTANGPGLETSTSDIGTVITSEQVEELPLAVSGALRSLQTLEFLTPGAVGPGTSGGTTYAKIDGGQTLGSDYLLDGISTQRSENGSGLFDQTTPSVESVQEFRVETTSLPAEFGRTTGGLANFKTRSGTNSYHGVIYDFYKNAALDANSWFNNGYLALNAGNPSVQSQFKRPPDTKNDYGITMGGPVRIPHLYDGRDKTFFFFSFEELRYNNGGTALSTVPTAAERNGDFSATLGGPVAGNPVNPCTGRVLLTGQIFDPNTTQTVNGVMCRTEFQNNQVPTNRSQLAQKILAYIPPPNLPGQINNFAYFTTSTNTQSVYGIRIDQNIGTRHRLFGFWNSRENYTPGNPNFPFPIDTGPQVQDFYAKYFRGGWDYILSPSILNEFVIGSNRINSYNSSRAALSGKDWDQMLGIQNGYGPTFPVFSLGQDGPTIGQANADDNVDNAIAAYDYVNWQKGAHSIRFGGTFRWQQFSYINNGGQAGSFNFFRNQTAGTNNEIGPTGNSVAAFLLGVPGDENRQIFYHHPRWISHYYGAFLQDDWKFRPNLTFNLGFRWDVDTPRWEAEGNSSALNPTAPNPGANGIPGVLEFAGKGAGRNGNMQETWADVYRKDFSPRIGFAWSPGFLQGLSVLRGNYSIYYGPLIYADYGQGLTQGFTANPNYFNANGFLPWGPLDNGFPTPPSGINLDPTQLNGQAIDYVGKSYGRPAMVQSWSLEVQQEIAKDLVGTIGYLGQHSTRLHALLIYLNDMPEKYLQLGDTLNATINSPQAIAAGISAPYPNFTNTWGPDVTVQQALRPFPQYGYINGDSYLQNTGQATYNALEAKLQRRFSQGLTLLASYTFSKTITDADSIQPYWNTLLSQGGTQNPYNLKAEKAVSAQDVPNNFVVSYLYDLPFGKGRKFLANAHPVVNQILGGWRIGGIQRYVTGQPMSFYGAIGIPGFDNGIRFNRVPGVSVYSDVARNHKFNPFNYTGPCNGTGYFNCAAFADPNANRNGGPYHFGTMPRNSADIRTFNYADEDMNLNKTWQVHEQVGIDLRLEAFNVFNRHVFAKPDTNPYDPSFGQILNQFNTGQLVLGPRNMQVVLRIHY, from the coding sequence GTGATTCCAGGAATACGTTTCCACAAGTTCGCCTTTATCCTTTTGATACCACTGCTTCTCACCCCGCTTTACCCCGCCTTCGCCCAGCTGGACACCGGCTCTCTCGATGGCACCGTCACAGACTCGAGCGGCAGCGTCATTGCGAATGCCGCCGTCACCCTGACCGAACAAAATGCCGGCACCAAATATCAGGGCAGGACCTCCTCCACCGGATACTATGTCTTTCCGTCCGTCCGCCCCGGCACCTACACCCTCACGGTCGCTTATAGTGGCTTTCGTGACTTTCAGAAATCCGGCATCCGGGTCTATATCGGTACACGCTTCTCGCAAAATGTGACCATGCAGGCCGGCGCAGCCACTGAAACCGTGCAGGTCACGGCGAATGGCCCCGGCCTGGAAACCTCCACCTCCGACATCGGTACTGTCATCACTTCCGAGCAGGTTGAGGAACTCCCGCTGGCGGTCTCCGGTGCGCTTCGCTCGCTTCAGACGCTCGAATTTCTCACCCCAGGCGCTGTCGGACCCGGCACCTCCGGTGGTACGACTTACGCCAAGATTGATGGCGGCCAGACCTTGGGCAGCGACTATCTGCTCGATGGCATCAGCACACAGCGCTCGGAAAATGGGTCCGGCCTCTTTGACCAGACCACGCCTTCGGTCGAGTCCGTACAGGAGTTCCGCGTCGAAACTACCTCCCTGCCTGCTGAGTTCGGCCGCACTACCGGCGGGTTGGCCAACTTCAAGACCCGCAGCGGCACCAACAGCTACCACGGCGTCATCTATGATTTCTACAAAAATGCCGCTCTGGACGCCAACAGTTGGTTTAACAACGGATACCTTGCCCTGAACGCGGGAAACCCCTCCGTACAAAGCCAGTTCAAACGCCCTCCAGACACCAAGAACGACTATGGCATCACCATGGGTGGTCCGGTACGCATCCCCCATCTGTACGACGGCCGCGACAAGACTTTCTTCTTCTTCTCTTTTGAGGAGCTGCGCTATAACAACGGCGGTACGGCCCTCAGCACCGTTCCCACGGCCGCAGAGCGGAATGGAGATTTTTCTGCTACCTTGGGCGGCCCTGTGGCCGGGAACCCCGTCAACCCATGCACCGGCCGGGTCCTGCTCACTGGCCAGATCTTCGACCCCAACACGACCCAGACCGTAAATGGAGTGATGTGCCGCACCGAATTTCAAAACAACCAGGTCCCCACCAACCGCAGCCAGTTGGCACAGAAAATCCTGGCCTACATTCCTCCACCCAATCTCCCCGGACAGATCAACAACTTTGCCTACTTCACCACCAGCACCAATACCCAATCGGTTTACGGCATCCGGATTGACCAGAACATCGGCACAAGACATCGCCTCTTCGGCTTCTGGAACTCACGCGAAAACTACACGCCGGGAAATCCAAACTTCCCCTTCCCGATTGATACCGGTCCGCAGGTGCAGGACTTTTACGCCAAGTACTTCCGCGGCGGATGGGACTACATTCTTTCACCCAGCATCCTGAACGAGTTCGTCATCGGCAGTAACCGCATCAACAGCTACAACTCATCTCGCGCTGCACTCTCCGGCAAAGACTGGGACCAGATGCTCGGCATCCAGAATGGCTATGGGCCAACATTTCCCGTATTCAGTCTTGGCCAGGATGGCCCCACCATCGGTCAGGCCAATGCCGATGACAACGTAGACAACGCCATCGCTGCTTATGATTACGTCAACTGGCAGAAGGGTGCCCATAGCATCCGCTTCGGCGGGACCTTCCGCTGGCAGCAGTTCTCTTACATCAACAATGGCGGGCAGGCCGGTTCCTTTAACTTCTTCCGCAACCAGACCGCTGGGACAAACAATGAGATCGGTCCCACAGGGAACAGCGTTGCGGCCTTCCTGCTCGGGGTCCCGGGGGATGAAAACCGCCAGATCTTCTACCATCACCCCCGCTGGATTTCCCACTACTATGGCGCTTTTCTTCAGGATGACTGGAAGTTCCGTCCCAACCTCACCTTCAATCTCGGTTTCCGCTGGGATGTGGATACACCGCGCTGGGAAGCTGAAGGCAACAGCTCTGCTCTCAATCCGACCGCGCCCAACCCCGGTGCCAATGGCATTCCTGGCGTACTGGAATTTGCCGGCAAAGGTGCAGGACGCAATGGCAATATGCAGGAAACCTGGGCGGACGTCTACCGCAAAGACTTTTCTCCGCGCATCGGTTTTGCCTGGTCTCCGGGCTTCCTTCAGGGCCTGTCTGTACTTCGCGGCAATTACAGTATTTACTACGGCCCGCTCATCTATGCGGATTATGGACAGGGCCTGACCCAGGGCTTTACCGCCAACCCCAACTATTTCAATGCAAACGGCTTCCTGCCCTGGGGGCCACTGGACAACGGCTTCCCCACTCCTCCCAGCGGCATCAATCTTGACCCCACCCAACTGAATGGTCAGGCCATAGACTATGTCGGCAAATCCTATGGCCGCCCGGCGATGGTCCAGTCCTGGTCCCTTGAGGTCCAACAGGAAATTGCCAAAGACCTCGTCGGCACCATCGGATATCTGGGGCAGCACTCGACTCGCCTGCACGCGCTGCTCATTTACCTCAATGACATGCCGGAAAAATACCTCCAGCTTGGCGACACCCTGAACGCAACCATCAATTCTCCGCAGGCCATCGCTGCAGGCATCAGCGCGCCCTACCCCAACTTCACCAACACCTGGGGGCCGGATGTGACCGTCCAGCAGGCACTACGCCCCTTCCCGCAGTATGGCTATATCAATGGAGACAGCTACCTGCAAAACACCGGCCAGGCCACCTACAATGCTTTGGAAGCGAAGCTCCAGCGGCGTTTCAGTCAGGGCCTGACTTTGCTGGCCTCCTATACTTTCTCGAAAACCATCACCGATGCCGACAGCATCCAGCCCTACTGGAACACCCTGCTCAGCCAGGGCGGCACCCAAAACCCCTACAATCTGAAGGCAGAAAAGGCCGTCAGCGCGCAGGACGTTCCTAATAATTTCGTCGTCAGTTACCTCTACGACTTGCCCTTCGGCAAAGGCCGCAAATTTCTTGCCAACGCCCACCCGGTCGTCAACCAGATCCTTGGTGGTTGGCGCATTGGCGGCATCCAGCGCTATGTCACCGGACAGCCCATGAGCTTTTATGGCGCCATTGGCATTCCCGGCTTTGACAATGGAATCCGCTTCAACCGGGTCCCCGGGGTCTCAGTCTATAGCGATGTGGCCCGGAACCATAAATTTAATCCCTTTAACTACACCGGCCCCTGCAATGGTACCGGCTATTTCAACTGCGCGGCCTTCGCCGACCCGAATGCAAACCGCAACGGCGGTCCGTACCACTTCGGCACCATGCCGCGAAACTCCGCCGACATCCGCACCTTCAACTATGCAGACGAGGACATGAACCTCAACAAGACATGGCAGGTGCACGAGCAGGTGGGCATTGATCTGCGCCTGGAAGCCTTTAACGTCTTCAACCGCCATGTCTTTGCCAAGCCTGATACCAACCCATACGACCCGTCCTTTGGGCAGATCCTGAACCAGTTCAACACCGGTCAGCTCGTCCTCGGACCGCGAAACATGCAGGTCGTACTGCGTATTCATTATTAG
- a CDS encoding SDR family NAD(P)-dependent oxidoreductase — MDSLQGKAALVTGAARRIGRTLALTLARAGADVAITYRSSEEEARRTLEDLRALGVATLGIRCDVRNPADVEEAVAATAKHFGRLDLLVNNAGTFETARLEEISVTQWDSMFETNTRGPFLMAKAAYPHLKAVRGRIINIGSLGGLHPWPTHGHYCTSKAALHMLTQTMSKAFAPEISVNCVAPGMIVNGEVPENYEYFAQKTPMKRNGRPEDVAAAVMFFATGPHFITGQILGVDGGLGL; from the coding sequence ATGGATAGTTTACAGGGAAAGGCCGCGCTGGTCACGGGCGCGGCCCGGCGTATCGGGCGCACACTGGCCCTGACGCTGGCCCGTGCCGGGGCAGACGTCGCGATTACCTACCGCAGCTCGGAAGAAGAGGCCAGACGCACACTTGAGGACCTGCGTGCGCTGGGCGTGGCCACATTGGGGATACGCTGCGACGTGCGCAATCCTGCGGACGTGGAGGAGGCAGTGGCGGCCACGGCAAAGCATTTTGGTCGGCTGGACCTGCTGGTAAACAATGCCGGCACTTTTGAGACGGCCAGGCTGGAAGAAATCTCCGTGACCCAGTGGGACAGCATGTTTGAGACAAATACGCGCGGGCCCTTTCTGATGGCGAAGGCTGCGTATCCTCACTTGAAGGCAGTGCGTGGGAGGATCATCAACATTGGCTCTCTGGGAGGGCTGCACCCGTGGCCGACGCATGGGCACTATTGCACATCCAAGGCCGCCCTGCACATGCTGACACAGACCATGTCCAAGGCGTTTGCTCCGGAGATCAGCGTGAACTGCGTGGCCCCGGGAATGATTGTGAATGGAGAAGTGCCCGAGAACTACGAATACTTTGCGCAGAAGACGCCGATGAAACGCAATGGCAGACCTGAAGATGTGGCCGCGGCGGTGATGTTTTTTGCTACCGGACCGCACTTTATCACCGGACAGATTCTGGGGGTCGACGGGGGCCTAGGGCTGTAA
- a CDS encoding tyrosine recombinase, which produces MTEADFGVQPKRLVGREGKPQAKVLVEEFLSVLGNERGTSPHTLRAYERELRGFAEYLSRAQGTQVELERIEHLQVRAYLGTLYAKGLSKASVARALAAIRSWFKWLAKAGYVQQNPAALVATPKLPRHLPRVPTIEEMNRAVDGVKEETAAWPARDRVILELLYGCGIRNAELVGLDLDDILWTNDAILVRGKGRKERYVPLGDGAAEALRAYLPERQQRLQGAGKHSPALLLNARIRGNPRLTTRSVGRIVKTLAVASGLPAEVHPHTLRHAFGTHLLEEGADLRAIQELLGHERLSTTQRYTQLTARQVAEVYDRTHPRAK; this is translated from the coding sequence ATGACAGAAGCGGATTTTGGTGTTCAACCGAAAAGGCTGGTTGGGCGGGAAGGCAAGCCGCAAGCAAAGGTGCTTGTGGAGGAGTTTCTGTCTGTTCTTGGCAACGAGCGCGGCACCTCTCCGCACACACTGCGGGCCTATGAACGAGAGCTGCGCGGATTCGCGGAGTACCTGTCCCGTGCGCAGGGGACGCAGGTGGAACTGGAAAGGATTGAACACCTGCAGGTCCGCGCCTACCTGGGAACACTCTATGCAAAGGGTTTGTCCAAAGCCTCAGTCGCGAGAGCACTGGCGGCCATCCGGTCCTGGTTCAAATGGCTGGCAAAGGCAGGGTATGTGCAACAGAACCCGGCAGCGCTGGTGGCGACCCCCAAGCTGCCCCGGCACCTGCCGCGTGTGCCCACGATCGAGGAGATGAACCGCGCTGTGGACGGCGTGAAGGAAGAGACCGCGGCGTGGCCTGCGCGCGACCGCGTCATTCTTGAGCTGCTCTATGGTTGTGGAATTCGCAATGCGGAGCTCGTCGGCCTGGATCTGGACGACATTCTTTGGACAAACGACGCCATTCTTGTACGCGGGAAAGGCCGTAAGGAGCGATATGTTCCGCTGGGAGACGGGGCAGCAGAGGCTTTGAGGGCGTATCTGCCAGAGCGGCAGCAGCGGTTGCAGGGCGCCGGAAAACACTCCCCGGCGCTGCTGCTGAATGCCAGGATTCGCGGCAACCCGCGGCTGACGACGCGCAGTGTAGGGCGCATCGTAAAAACGTTGGCAGTGGCCAGCGGACTGCCAGCGGAAGTCCATCCGCACACATTACGTCATGCTTTTGGGACGCATCTGCTGGAGGAGGGCGCAGACCTGCGCGCCATCCAGGAGCTGCTGGGACATGAGAGATTATCGACCACGCAGAGATACACACAACTGACGGCCAGACAGGTGGCTGAAGTGTATGATCGGACCCATCCCAGGGCGAAGTAG
- a CDS encoding site-specific tyrosine recombinase produces MDPVRNTESIAEYLNYLRVEKGLRPLTCAAYERDLLQFAEYLERENKRLVAADQRDAAGFLEHLRHHAVEARSIARKLSCLRGYYQWLLRDKRIPNDPTVNLESPDAWKVLPKSLAAAEVNAMLEQAATAAGHPEADALSLRDRAILELLYAGGLRVSELTGLCVADLSLEAGRAMVRGKGDKERMVPLGVPCIRAVKEYLERGRPLLARKGRYHEVFLSARGRPLSRQWIWRMVKSHDVHASPHKLRHSCATHMVEHGADLRTVQTLLGHADIATTQVYTHVALGRLQAVVRQHHPRGRRGPAAGAGSPLE; encoded by the coding sequence GTGGACCCGGTACGCAACACAGAGAGCATCGCAGAGTACCTGAACTACTTGCGCGTAGAAAAGGGGCTGCGTCCTCTGACCTGTGCGGCCTATGAGCGGGACCTGCTGCAGTTTGCCGAGTATCTGGAACGAGAAAACAAACGGCTGGTTGCGGCGGACCAGAGGGATGCGGCCGGATTTCTGGAACACCTGCGGCATCATGCTGTGGAGGCCCGCTCGATCGCAAGAAAACTTTCCTGCCTGCGCGGATATTATCAATGGCTGCTGCGAGACAAGCGCATTCCGAATGATCCTACGGTCAATCTGGAATCACCGGATGCATGGAAGGTGCTGCCGAAGTCACTGGCTGCGGCTGAGGTGAATGCGATGCTGGAGCAGGCGGCAACGGCTGCCGGACATCCGGAGGCGGACGCACTTTCCCTGCGGGACCGGGCCATCCTGGAGCTGTTATATGCGGGCGGTCTGCGGGTTTCTGAGCTGACCGGGCTGTGTGTTGCCGATCTGTCGCTGGAGGCCGGACGGGCGATGGTGAGGGGCAAGGGAGACAAGGAACGAATGGTACCGCTCGGTGTGCCGTGCATCCGGGCGGTCAAGGAATATCTGGAACGGGGACGTCCACTGCTGGCCCGCAAGGGTCGATATCATGAGGTCTTTCTTTCCGCGCGGGGCAGGCCGCTGTCACGCCAGTGGATCTGGCGGATGGTGAAGTCCCATGATGTGCACGCAAGTCCGCACAAGTTGCGGCACAGCTGCGCCACGCATATGGTCGAGCATGGCGCAGACCTGAGGACGGTGCAGACATTGCTGGGACATGCAGACATTGCGACGACGCAGGTGTATACGCATGTAGCGCTGGGGAGGCTTCAGGCGGTGGTCCGCCAGCACCATCCGCGGGGGCGCAGAGGCCCGGCCGCAGGGGCAGGAAGTCCTTTGGAATGA
- a CDS encoding DUF4232 domain-containing protein: MLSQLPRIAVFALVVYPFLAGCSHAAHNSLANGSAPGLKNDDAPLLRTEGNPNAPYLVAAAKPQLLKRPESGDTSAAGPCDSRDLTVTEIAASVNGDYHAVKLAFYNQGLAPCRISGFPTVSLLDKNGDPVSSIKVERVTESTVRAKLAQGPVQSASVTPQPRLLIAPRGEVWFQMGWTTGEGCPQISRIAISAPGSSDTFTINHPLAVCDGRIEITALYPDDAD; encoded by the coding sequence ATGCTCTCCCAGCTACCCCGCATTGCTGTTTTTGCTCTCGTCGTGTACCCGTTCCTGGCAGGGTGTTCCCATGCGGCCCATAACAGCCTTGCAAATGGCAGCGCCCCCGGCCTTAAAAACGACGACGCACCACTCCTGCGGACCGAAGGCAACCCGAATGCGCCCTATCTCGTCGCTGCGGCGAAACCGCAGCTCCTGAAGCGCCCAGAATCGGGAGACACCAGCGCCGCCGGACCCTGCGACAGCCGGGACCTCACCGTGACAGAGATTGCTGCCTCCGTCAATGGCGACTATCACGCGGTCAAACTGGCCTTTTATAACCAGGGCCTGGCTCCCTGCAGGATCAGCGGCTTCCCCACCGTGTCCCTTCTGGATAAAAACGGCGACCCAGTCTCCAGCATCAAGGTGGAAAGAGTGACGGAGTCAACCGTCCGCGCGAAACTTGCCCAGGGGCCGGTTCAGTCGGCCTCGGTCACACCCCAGCCCAGGCTGCTGATTGCTCCTCGCGGCGAAGTCTGGTTTCAGATGGGATGGACCACGGGTGAGGGCTGCCCGCAGATTTCCCGCATCGCAATCTCCGCTCCGGGATCATCGGACACTTTCACCATCAATCATCCTCTGGCCGTCTGCGATGGAAGGATCGAAATCACCGCCCTCTATCCGGACGATGCAGACTGA
- a CDS encoding protein-disulfide reductase DsbD family protein, translating to MRARAFFFLLVLLMTAAYGWSASTASAPHLSVQLVVPPAEIYPGQSFTAGLYFRLEPGWHVYWINAGDSGEPPHLRWTLPKQISAGPMQFPVPKRLPLGPLMDFGYENEVLFPVPMHVGRDFRPPADGKLVLGAKADWLVCREVCIPGKAQLDVERKALAAQPDAPGLIDSDEQLMARMAGTLPKPLPAGMQARFLPTATGFSLTVLTGERETAAEFFPFEQNQMANAAPQKVTPLKNGVRIDIKKDENLQKLPDVLHGLVVLAGGRAFDVNAVQGTLGAQADAAGSAGMLARVLWLAFLGGIVLNLMPCVFPVLFIKGLSLLHSSAQERRKLRVHGLVYTLGILVSFWFIVALLLLLRAGGRQLGWGFQFQSSGFVAMMALLLFFLGLSLAGMFEIGLSLTSVGSGLAAKEGNSGSFFTGVLAVIVATPCTAPFMGAAIGYALAHSALVSFLVFTALAVGLAAPYLLLTFQPAWTRVLPRPGVWMELLKQATAIPVFGTVIWLVWLFTQTAGANALTGLLSGFVLLAVAGWILGRWPARRTATIAAVLVALGAAAVSLVSASRLAEVPVRARAAATSEWQPFSPGIVARFRQEGRPVFVDFTAKWCLSCQVNERVILQRADVQQKFRQGNFALVRADWTNSDEAITQALNALGRSGVPTYAVYAASSQDPPQVLPEVLTPGIVLHALDEAQGRH from the coding sequence ATGCGTGCGCGAGCCTTTTTTTTTCTTCTTGTGCTGCTGATGACCGCGGCTTATGGATGGTCTGCATCGACGGCGAGCGCGCCGCATCTGAGCGTGCAACTGGTTGTACCCCCAGCGGAGATTTATCCCGGGCAGAGTTTTACGGCGGGGCTGTATTTCAGGCTGGAGCCGGGATGGCATGTGTACTGGATCAATGCCGGGGACTCCGGTGAACCGCCGCATTTGCGCTGGACGCTGCCGAAGCAGATAAGCGCTGGGCCGATGCAGTTTCCAGTACCGAAGCGGCTTCCCCTAGGGCCGCTGATGGACTTCGGATATGAAAATGAAGTGCTTTTTCCGGTCCCCATGCACGTCGGGCGGGACTTCCGACCGCCTGCAGACGGCAAGCTCGTGCTGGGTGCGAAGGCAGACTGGCTGGTCTGCCGCGAGGTCTGCATTCCTGGCAAGGCGCAACTGGATGTGGAAAGGAAGGCGCTTGCGGCGCAGCCGGACGCTCCTGGTCTGATCGACAGCGACGAGCAACTCATGGCCCGGATGGCAGGAACACTGCCAAAGCCGCTGCCGGCGGGAATGCAGGCGAGGTTCCTTCCGACGGCGACCGGATTCTCTCTGACCGTCCTGACGGGAGAACGCGAGACCGCAGCCGAGTTCTTTCCCTTTGAGCAAAATCAGATGGCCAATGCCGCGCCGCAAAAAGTAACTCCGCTGAAGAATGGAGTGCGGATTGACATCAAGAAAGATGAAAACCTGCAAAAGCTGCCCGATGTTCTGCATGGGTTGGTGGTGCTTGCCGGCGGGCGTGCCTTTGATGTGAATGCTGTCCAGGGGACGCTGGGGGCACAAGCGGACGCTGCGGGCAGCGCGGGGATGCTTGCTCGGGTGTTGTGGCTGGCTTTTCTGGGAGGCATCGTTCTGAACCTGATGCCGTGTGTGTTTCCGGTGCTTTTTATCAAGGGGTTGTCGCTACTGCACTCCTCAGCGCAGGAACGGCGGAAACTCCGTGTACATGGGCTGGTGTACACGCTTGGCATCCTGGTTTCGTTCTGGTTTATCGTCGCGCTGCTTCTGCTGCTGCGTGCTGGCGGGCGGCAACTGGGATGGGGTTTTCAGTTCCAGTCGTCGGGATTTGTTGCGATGATGGCGCTGCTGCTGTTTTTTCTTGGGCTTTCGCTCGCCGGGATGTTCGAGATCGGACTTTCGTTGACGAGCGTGGGTTCCGGCCTGGCGGCAAAAGAGGGCAACAGCGGCAGCTTTTTTACGGGCGTACTGGCGGTCATTGTGGCCACGCCGTGCACGGCCCCGTTCATGGGGGCAGCCATCGGATATGCTTTGGCGCATTCGGCGCTGGTGAGTTTTCTGGTTTTTACGGCGCTGGCGGTGGGCCTGGCTGCCCCTTACCTGCTGTTGACGTTTCAACCCGCATGGACGAGGGTCCTGCCGCGACCGGGAGTTTGGATGGAGCTCCTCAAACAGGCCACAGCCATTCCTGTTTTTGGAACGGTGATCTGGCTGGTGTGGCTGTTTACGCAGACCGCGGGGGCGAATGCACTGACTGGTCTGCTGAGCGGGTTTGTTCTGCTTGCGGTTGCCGGGTGGATCCTGGGCCGCTGGCCGGCCCGGAGAACGGCAACGATAGCGGCGGTGCTGGTGGCACTGGGTGCGGCGGCAGTGTCGCTTGTTTCTGCGAGCCGCCTGGCAGAAGTCCCGGTCCGGGCGCGCGCGGCAGCAACCTCAGAATGGCAGCCGTTTTCTCCGGGGATCGTCGCGCGATTCCGCCAGGAAGGACGGCCAGTCTTTGTGGATTTCACGGCCAAATGGTGCCTCAGCTGTCAGGTGAATGAGCGTGTCATTTTGCAACGCGCCGATGTGCAGCAGAAGTTTCGGCAGGGAAATTTTGCGTTGGTGCGCGCAGACTGGACCAACAGCGATGAGGCCATCACGCAGGCGTTGAATGCATTGGGTCGCAGCGGGGTGCCGACCTATGCAGTTTATGCCGCTTCGTCGCAGGACCCTCCGCAGGTGCTTCCCGAGGTGCTGACTCCGGGGATTGTATTGCATGCTCTGGATGAGGCCCAGGGAAGACACTGA
- a CDS encoding carboxypeptidase-like regulatory domain-containing protein produces the protein MCLPLVLAAQQMKRGRKYTPPPPTCKITVTVTKATNGKPVENAGVVFHPIRNGKDDGNMELKTNEEGKAVLDVIPIGDTVRLQVIAKGFQTYGADYVLEGPTEEIQVKLNPPGRQYSIYEKHDGSQVGGQDEVTTPASQEGHSQQPH, from the coding sequence ATGTGTCTGCCGCTGGTGCTGGCGGCACAACAGATGAAGCGCGGACGCAAGTACACACCGCCGCCGCCCACATGCAAGATCACGGTCACAGTCACGAAGGCGACCAATGGCAAACCTGTTGAGAATGCCGGAGTGGTTTTTCATCCCATCAGGAATGGTAAAGATGACGGCAACATGGAGCTCAAGACCAATGAAGAGGGCAAGGCCGTACTGGATGTCATTCCGATTGGCGATACGGTGCGGCTACAGGTCATAGCAAAGGGCTTCCAGACCTATGGGGCCGATTATGTGCTGGAAGGACCGACGGAAGAGATCCAGGTGAAGCTGAATCCACCGGGACGCCAGTATTCCATCTATGAAAAGCACGACGGCTCACAGGTAGGAGGGCAGGATGAGGTGACCACGCCTGCGTCTCAGGAGGGCCATTCCCAGCAGCCGCATTAA